In Sphaeramia orbicularis chromosome 1, fSphaOr1.1, whole genome shotgun sequence, a genomic segment contains:
- the thumpd1 gene encoding THUMP domain-containing protein 1, giving the protein MSAAQNDSRKRSKKRYGHHTKRWKGSRELEVGMEGILITCNMNERKCTAEAFNLLSEYADKLYGPEKLQGNNSSSSDEEDAEEEDIDAALKKEVEQLQSSGAKHAKRFQALESGANNVIFIRTQNLESDKLVHHILSDLHTTKKKKSRVILRMLPVTGTCKAFQDDMVKYLTTFLEPWFKAPNCGTYQIAFKARNSSHIKRDDIIKAVASLVGKLNPKNKVDLTNPELTIIVEVIKAVCCLSVVKDYTLYRKYNVQEVVKEDTAKPEVTKEKTDLNTAEQKEKDNSGDVTQEEQKDRDGEKDEKGEAQAE; this is encoded by the exons ATGTCAGCCGCACAGAACGACTCCAGGAAACGGAGCAAGAAGCGGTACGGACACCACACCAAACGGTGGAAGGGCTCCAGGGAACTTGAGGTGGGCATGGAGGGGATCCTCATCACATGTAACATGAACGAGAGGAAGTGCACTGCAGAGGCCTTCAATCTGCTCAGTGAGTACGCAGACAAGCTGTACGGACCCGAAAAG TTGCAAGGCaataacagcagcagcagtgacgAGGAAGATGCTGAGGAGGAAGATATTGATGCAGCTCTGAAGAAGGAAGTGGAACAGCTCCAATCATCTGGAGCTAAACATGCGAAACGCTTCCAGGCTCTGGAAAGCGGAGCAAACAACGTCATCTTCATCAGGACTCAGAATCTGG aATCTGACAAGCTGGTTCATCACATCCTGTCTGATCTCCACACCACCAAGAAGAAAAAGTCCCGTGTGATCCTTCGAATGCTACCA gTCACTGGAACATGTAAGGCTTTCCAGGATGACATGGTGAAGTACCTGACCACATTCTTGGAGCCTTGGTTCAAAGCCCCAAACTGTGGAACCTATCAGATTGCATTCAAGGCCCGCAACAGCAGCCACATCAAGAGAGATGACATTATCAAAGCAGTCGCAA GTCTTGTTGGGAAGCTAAATCCTAAAAACAAAGTGGATTTGACCAACCCTGAGCTGACAATCATTGTGGAGGTCATCAAAGCTGTGTGTTGCCTCAGCGTGGTAAAAGACTACACCTTATACAGGAAGTACAACGTTCAGGAGGTGGTGAAAGAGGACACAGCAAAGCCTGAGGTGACCAAAGAAAAAACAGATCTGAACACGGCGGaacaaaaagagaaagacaaTTCAGGGGATGTGACACAGGAGGAACAGAAAGACAGAGACGGCGAGAAAGATGAAAAAGGTGAAGCACAAGCAGAGTAA
- the eri2 gene encoding ERI1 exoribonuclease 2: MSTKKLAKELGLLRQRSHASSGTKKSPLSNQVFSHLIVIDFESTCWREKNNYGQEIIEFPAVLLNTSTGEVESEFHTYVQPQEHPILSEFCTELTGITQVQVEAGIPLRICLSRFSRWLQNLQHQMGVVFPSMQQRSSEALPSQKLCTFLTWSDWDLGVCLQYECKRKQIHKPDVLNSWIDLRSTYRLFYNRKPKGLNGALQDLGIQFEGREHSGLDDARNTAQLAARMMRDGCIMKITRSLERTPLTSKPIFDNKTCPPENKKDKPKLNTDKTANKLAAEKTSTSKISPKSCQTVSSTENHSRILNSKEGVVQESVHSLVSPKTVLSGTGISSWGHSRRSNTANIVTNLCSSDVINSTSSCSNNSLVLCSTTVGGPLHVPRPNQPLKTGAEVKRVEESVEITVESEDRCGSYDDVVLDGDDVCSVTDFEYVSDVDSGCYGDSHSSVGQVTLMGQIKETAVGNKSNSNEMRQNSTVSEPRVCFTVPKSVTSKSNHPTKGVTKTSSELPHKSETNTHPMFKTKPFVPGKTSTPGASFSRPKTVITQDKRRRETSKFTIYTDPGNMAAGTSSCPTPKNTLSSLSANTLSSWSTNRSFVPRTLKGGLKITAPFCSCGRRAKRQVVSNGGPNQGRWFYCCPVRHSGGTCGRIQKGCEFFKWESAVMKSSSTSSGSSVSLCHFNSTVNCQPHQSSLRKSY; the protein is encoded by the exons ATGTCTACAAAGAAACTTGCAAA AGAACTTGGACTATTGAGACAACGAAGTCATGCCTCCTCTGGGACAAAAAAATCACCCTTATCAA ATCAAGTATTTTCACACCTGATCGTGATTGACTTTGAATCAACTTGCTGGAGAGAGAAAAACAACTATGGCCAAGAAATAA TTGAGTTCCCTGCCGTCTTGTTGAACACATCCACAGGGGAGGTGGAGTCGGAGTTTCATACATATGTTCAGCCCCAGGAACATCCCATTTTGTCAGAGTTCTGCACTGAGCTCACTGGGATTACACAG GTGCAGGTTGAGGCAGGAATTCCCCTCCGGATATGTCTGTCCCGCTTTAGCAGGTGGCTACAAAACCTGCAGCATCAGATGGGTGTGGTCTTTCCCAGCATGCAACAGAGAAGTTCTGAGGCTTTGCCTTCTCAAAAATTGTGTACCTTCCTCACATGGTCAG ACTGGGATCTAGGAGTTTGTTTGCAGTATGAGTGTAAACGCAAACAGATTCATAAGCCTGATGTTCTGAACAGCTGGATAGACCTGAGAAGCACATACAGG CTGTTTTACAACAGGAAACCTAAAGGCCTGAATGGGGCACTACAAGATCTGGGAATACAGTTTGAAGGCAGAGAACATTCAG gtTTAGATGATGCCCGAAATACAGCTCAGCTGGCAGCCAGGATGATGAGGGATGGCTGTATCATGAAAATCACTCGAAGCCTTGAGAGG ACCCCATTGACAAGCAAACCCATCTTTGACAACAAAACTTGTCCTCCAGAAAACAAGAAAGACAAACCCAAGTTGAACACTGATAAAACAGCAAACAAGCTTGCAGCAGAAAAAACTTCAACATCCAAGATTTCTCCTAAATCCTGTCAAACAGTATCATCCACAGAGAACCACAGTAGAATTCTAAACTCCAAGGAGGGTGTAGTTCAAGAATCTGTTCATAGTTTGGTGTCACCTAAGACTGTACTGAGTGGTACAGGAATATCGTCATGGGGGCACAGTCGAAGGTCGAATACAGCGAACATTGTGACTAATCTTTGCTCTTCTGATGTAATAAATAGCACTTCATCGTGTAGTAACAACAGCCTCGTTCTGTGTTCTACAACTGTTGGTGGCCCTTTACATGTACCTCGACCTAATCAGCCGCTAAAAACGGGAGCAGAGGTGAAGCGTGTCGAGGAAAGTGTTGAAATCACAGTGGAATCAGAGGACCGATGTGGTTCCTATGACGACGTGGTGTTAGACGGAGACGATGTTTGCAGTGTAACAGACTTTGAGTATGTGTCAGATGTGGACAGTGGATGTTATGGTGATTCACATTCTTCTGTGGGTCAGGTCACATTAATGGGTCAAATAAAAGAAACTGCTGTTGGAAACAAATCCAACTCAAATGAAATGAGGCAGAACTCAACTGTCTCAGAGCCAAGAGTTTGTTTCACGGTGCCAAAATCTGTTACCTCCAAATCAAATCATCCAACTAAAGGAGTCACCAAAACCTCTTCAGAGCTGCCACACAAGtcagaaacaaacacacatccTATGTTCAAGACAAAACCGTTTGTTCCAGGAAAGACCTCGACCCCCGGTGCCTCATTTTCCAGGCCTAAAACAGTCATCACACAGGACAAGAGACGCAGAGAGACGTCAAAGTTCACCATCTACACTGATCCAGGAAACATGGCCGCAGGTACCAGCTCATGCCCCACCCCCAAAAACACCCTCTCTTCTTTGTCGGCCAACACACTCTCCTCTTGGTCGACAAATCGCTCCTTTGTTCCCAGGACACTGAAAGGAGGGTTGAAGATCACAGCCCCGTTCTGTTCGTGTGGCCGCCGGGCAAAGCGTCAGGTTGTGTCTAATGGGGGTCCAAACCAAGGCCGTTGGTTTTACTGCTGTCCAGTTCGCCACTCAGGCGGCACCTGTGGCAGAATACAGAAAGGATGTGAGTTTTTCAAATGGGAATCAGCTGTGATGAAGAGCAGCTCGACTTCCTCTGGATCCTCTGTTTCCCTCTGTCACTTCAACTCCACTGTCAACTGTCAGCCCCACCAGTCATCACTAAGAAAGAGCTATTAG